In Mustelus asterias chromosome 20, sMusAst1.hap1.1, whole genome shotgun sequence, a single genomic region encodes these proteins:
- the LOC144508227 gene encoding sialic acid-binding Ig-like lectin 13 — MQIWVFMSFMALTEAISRALPTVLLPEVVETVIGSCAVIECTFDGQVNNTNLTALWIKMGSGPLQPGATAIFDSKDPMRQQENCVGRSLFTGNIGEGECSLLIRDIRKSDEGTYQFILKFRDNSQEQAADHSMVNISVLEKPHISGSGEMIVGQKKSLTCSVRHNCPNDNIQVKWRRYNLSLPLPWYISDEASNRDERGGYRTVLSELTLIPSSHHHQAVLGCSILIDGFAISTPRIITLEIEYKPTIITGPLCTKSENGTDCTCSADANPLANMTWTINGAIITVNRSDGKIITRSLNKYQVQSSLRLNHPVQRGIVITCIATNEHGDSVSIHQLHSDGMHSWKTFSNICRGTAILVGLIAILVAAKIKMKKLEEAAHVAGRQENLVIYRSTQNTSNSESNRHTHGRKVTKPVQNEEIIYTAINV, encoded by the exons ATGCAGATTTGggtgttcatgtctttcatggcATTAACCGAAG CTATTTCTCGTGCTCTGCCCACTGTGCTGCTGCCAGAGGTTGTGGAGACAGTAATAGGTTCATGTGCAGTGATCGAGTGCACTTTTGATGGCCAGGTCAATAACACCAATCTGACAGCATTGTGGATAAAGATGGGCTCTGGTCCACTTCAGCCGGGAGCCACAGCCATTTTTGATTCAAAAGATCCAATGAGACAGCAGGAAAACTGTGTTGGGAGATCTCTGTTCACGGGGAacattggagagggagaatgttcgCTCCTCATAAGAGATATCAGAAAGAGTGATGAGGGCACCTACCAATTCATATTGAAATTCAGAGATAACTCCCAAGAACAAGCTGCTGATCATTCTATGGTGAACATTTCTGTTTTAG AAAAGCCGCATATTTCGGGGTCTGGGGAAATGATTGTTGGTCAAAAGAAAAGCTTGACCTGTTCAGTCCGTCACAACTGCCCCAATGACAACATCCAAGTGAAATGGAGACGTTACAACTTGTCTCTGCCACTTCCCTGGTACATCAGCGATGAAGCGAGCAATCGGGATGAAAGAGGAGGTTATCGGACAGTTTTATCTGAGCTGACATTGATTCCATCATCTCATCATCACCAAGCTGTTCTGGGATGTAGTATTCTAATTGATGGCTTCGCAATCTCTACCCCACGAATTATTACCTTGGAGATTGAAT ATAAGCCCACAATAATAACAGGCCCGTTGTGCACCAAATCTGAGAATGGGACTGATTGTACCTGCAGCGCCGACGCCAATCCGTTGGCCAATATGACCTGGACCATCAATGGGGCAATCATCACCGTGAATAGATCAGATGGAAAAATCATTACCCGGTCTCTGAATAAATATCAAGTACAGAGCTCTTTGAGGCTGAATCACCCAGTTCAAAGAGGAATCGTGATCACTTGTATTGCAACCAATGAGCACGGTGATAGTGTCAGCATCCACCAACTGCACTCTGACG GAATGCATTCCTGGAAAACCTTCTCCAATATTTGCAGAGGAACCGCTATTCTTGTTGGACTTATTGCAATCCTTGTTGCCGCGAAGATCAAGAT GAAGAAACTGGAAGAAGCTGCACATGTGGCAGGAAGGCAGGAGAATTTGGTAATTTACCGGTCTACACAGAATACATCAAATTCCGAG AGTAATCGCCATACTCATGGCCGGAAAGTGACAAAGCCAGTTCAAAATGAAGAGATTATCTACACAGCTATCAATGTTTGA